The following proteins come from a genomic window of Synechococcus sp. BIOS-E4-1:
- a CDS encoding phycobiliprotein lyase: MDETAFPPADLKAFLTLCEGCWMSLRSRFDLSGSEEDDWHTSDRGEVTVTLSTQAADSVLSVQSADGASSELRFASDGNLVVLAGGAERSGVWQLRADASLELELKDVVSAATVLERIWFIKPNLRLRSTTAIATDGTPLQARFCSEIRRVSSPQA; the protein is encoded by the coding sequence ATGGATGAGACCGCTTTCCCTCCAGCTGATCTGAAGGCGTTCCTCACACTGTGTGAGGGGTGCTGGATGAGCCTGCGCAGCCGCTTTGACCTGAGTGGCTCCGAGGAGGATGACTGGCATACCAGTGACCGTGGCGAGGTGACTGTGACCCTGAGTACTCAGGCCGCTGATTCGGTCTTGTCGGTGCAGTCTGCCGATGGAGCCTCTAGCGAACTTCGTTTTGCCAGCGATGGGAATCTTGTGGTCTTGGCTGGGGGGGCAGAGCGCAGTGGCGTCTGGCAGCTGCGAGCAGATGCCAGCCTCGAGCTTGAACTCAAAGATGTTGTCTCGGCTGCCACCGTGTTGGAGCGCATCTGGTTCATCAAGCCCAATCTGCGTCTGCGCAGCACGACGGCCATCGCGACAGATGGGACCCCTCTTCAGGCGCGCTTCTGCTCCGAGATCCGGCGCGTGTCATCCCCTCAGGCCTGA
- the trmD gene encoding tRNA (guanosine(37)-N1)-methyltransferase TrmD yields the protein MAAYRLDVISLAPQAFAPLAELGVIGRAFAAGGAELHLHNPRDYATDRYRKVDDEPYGGGAGMVLKPEPVFAAFESIPVCSRRRVLLMTPQGQPLTQADLQRWAESHDQLVLLCGHYEGFDERIRSLADEEVSLGDFVLTGGELPAMTIINGVVRLLPGTVGTPASLVEESHSDLLLEHPHYTRPAEFRGMTVPDVLRSGDHGAIAKWRQQQREQRTADRRPDLLDRWNRRSNAENDNVGTN from the coding sequence ATGGCGGCCTATCGCCTGGATGTGATCAGCCTGGCGCCTCAGGCATTTGCGCCGCTCGCGGAACTTGGGGTGATCGGCAGAGCCTTTGCTGCGGGAGGGGCAGAGCTGCATCTGCATAACCCCCGCGATTACGCCACCGATCGCTACCGCAAGGTTGATGATGAGCCCTATGGCGGCGGTGCGGGCATGGTGCTCAAGCCTGAGCCGGTGTTCGCTGCCTTCGAGTCGATTCCTGTTTGCTCTCGGCGCCGGGTGCTGCTGATGACGCCTCAAGGCCAACCTTTGACCCAGGCCGATCTGCAGCGCTGGGCAGAGAGCCATGACCAGCTGGTACTGCTCTGCGGTCATTACGAGGGCTTTGATGAACGCATTCGCTCACTGGCCGATGAGGAAGTGTCGCTTGGAGATTTCGTGCTTACCGGCGGGGAGCTGCCGGCTATGACGATCATCAACGGCGTGGTGCGTCTGTTGCCTGGAACCGTGGGAACGCCGGCCTCACTGGTGGAGGAAAGCCACAGCGACCTATTGCTGGAACACCCGCATTACACGCGTCCCGCCGAGTTTCGGGGGATGACCGTGCCAGACGTGCTGCGCAGTGGCGACCATGGAGCCATTGCCAAATGGCGTCAGCAGCAACGTGAACAGCGCACCGCTGATCGACGCCCCGACCTGCTGGATCGCTGGAATCGGCGCTCCAACGCCGAGAATGACAACGTCGGCACGAACTGA
- the ispF gene encoding 2-C-methyl-D-erythritol 2,4-cyclodiphosphate synthase has protein sequence MNLRIGNGYDTHRLVEGRPLILGGQLLEHPEGLGLDGHSDADVLVHAVMDALLGALSLGDIGKYFPPTDPRWKGADSLVLLEQVVALVKERGWQVVNVDSVVIAERPKLKPHIEAMRGAIALRMGLDPDQVGVKATTNERLGPEGREEGMSCHAVALLTRP, from the coding sequence ATGAACCTCCGCATCGGCAATGGTTACGACACGCACCGGTTGGTGGAGGGGCGCCCTTTGATCCTGGGTGGTCAGCTTCTGGAGCATCCGGAAGGCCTGGGGTTAGATGGTCACAGCGATGCCGATGTGCTGGTCCATGCGGTGATGGATGCACTGCTTGGAGCGCTCTCGCTCGGTGATATCGGCAAGTATTTCCCCCCCACTGATCCCCGTTGGAAGGGTGCGGATAGCTTGGTTCTGCTGGAGCAGGTCGTGGCGCTGGTGAAAGAACGCGGTTGGCAGGTTGTCAATGTGGATTCTGTCGTGATTGCTGAACGTCCCAAGCTCAAGCCACACATCGAGGCCATGCGTGGGGCGATTGCGCTGCGCATGGGGCTGGATCCTGATCAGGTGGGTGTGAAGGCGACCACCAACGAGCGGCTCGGACCCGAAGGACGGGAGGAGGGAATGTCTTGCCATGCCGTCGCGCTGCTGACCAGGCCATGA
- a CDS encoding TIGR03792 family protein — MKHLRRDLLTLISSFAVLLILISGNPDVSLACFSDLDGGHDVAVVEHLRIQVPSRKREAWMDAERGSWQPWLARQEGFVGRDLLWDPETEEGTILVGWSSRKAWKAIPQLEVEAVQERFEQLARESTGQKKGNPFPLVFEGELLPP, encoded by the coding sequence ATGAAGCACTTGCGTAGAGATCTCCTTACTCTGATCTCCTCCTTTGCGGTGCTCCTGATCCTGATTTCCGGTAATCCCGATGTCAGTCTGGCCTGCTTTTCAGATCTGGACGGCGGCCACGATGTTGCAGTGGTCGAGCATTTGCGCATTCAGGTTCCCAGTCGGAAACGCGAGGCCTGGATGGATGCGGAACGTGGCAGCTGGCAGCCCTGGCTTGCCAGGCAGGAAGGATTCGTCGGCCGGGATCTGCTCTGGGATCCTGAAACCGAGGAAGGAACGATCCTGGTTGGCTGGAGCAGCCGTAAAGCTTGGAAGGCGATCCCCCAGCTCGAGGTTGAGGCAGTCCAGGAGCGTTTCGAGCAACTGGCCCGTGAATCCACCGGTCAGAAGAAAGGCAATCCCTTCCCTTTGGTCTTTGAAGGCGAGTTGTTGCCGCCGTGA
- the larB gene encoding nickel pincer cofactor biosynthesis protein LarB, whose translation MTFQEARLDLTRRHRLGMVEAVWGEHKSADQIVAILRSMQSAGELALVTRVDAIKSAAVVNLCPAVQVHEQAACLTLGEIPATRQATQVAVLSGGTSDRRVAEEASLALSVHGVASKSFLDVGVAGLHRLLDVLPELTSMSVLITCAGMEGALPTVLAGLVPQPVIGVPVSVGYGVSAGGRAALDGMLASCAPGLSVVNIDNGYGAAMAALRILKGVASQD comes from the coding sequence GTGACGTTCCAGGAGGCACGCCTCGATCTGACGCGCCGCCATCGGCTTGGCATGGTCGAGGCGGTTTGGGGTGAGCACAAGAGCGCTGATCAAATCGTGGCCATCCTGCGAAGCATGCAGTCGGCAGGTGAGCTTGCACTGGTGACCAGAGTTGATGCAATCAAGTCGGCAGCTGTAGTGAATCTCTGTCCTGCTGTTCAGGTGCATGAGCAGGCTGCCTGTCTCACCCTCGGTGAGATTCCGGCCACGAGGCAAGCCACTCAGGTGGCTGTGCTCAGTGGTGGAACGAGTGATCGTCGCGTGGCGGAGGAAGCCTCTCTGGCTCTGAGCGTTCATGGGGTTGCCAGCAAGTCTTTTCTGGATGTGGGTGTTGCCGGTCTGCACCGTCTGCTGGATGTGCTGCCTGAGCTCACATCGATGTCGGTGCTGATTACCTGTGCAGGGATGGAGGGAGCTCTGCCGACGGTGCTGGCAGGTCTTGTCCCTCAGCCGGTCATCGGTGTGCCGGTGTCTGTGGGCTATGGGGTCAGCGCAGGTGGTCGGGCTGCTCTCGATGGCATGCTCGCCAGCTGTGCTCCGGGTCTGAGCGTTGTGAACATCGACAACGGCTATGGCGCTGCGATGGCGGCTCTGCGCATCCTCAAGGGAGTGGCTTCTCAGGACTGA
- a CDS encoding DUF1517 domain-containing protein produces the protein MAQLPNRSALIQLRRWLSGLMVPVLMVGLLIFHPLPSDAARGGRIGGGSFRAPTMPRTGGYRGGGMGGGYNRGYGGGIGFPFIIPFFGFGGGGLLGFMVLMAFVGVLVNAFRGAGAGAGRPAMGGYERPREIAMGPVSLLQLQIGLLASAKDLQSDLRQLASSADTSSSSGLQRVLQDTTLALLRQPDLWVYANVESGSVPFNAAESTFNRLSMTERSKLREELTTNVGGVQSAGSDLASRGDADATSEFIVVTVLVASRSAVKLKQADNGEQLRESLRILGSTASSDLMALEVIWQPDGVGDVLSADELVTAYPNLQHL, from the coding sequence TTGGCCCAATTGCCGAATCGTTCCGCCCTGATTCAGCTGCGACGCTGGCTTTCCGGCCTCATGGTGCCGGTGCTGATGGTCGGGCTGCTGATCTTCCACCCGCTGCCGAGTGACGCGGCTCGCGGCGGGCGGATCGGCGGAGGCAGTTTCCGGGCGCCCACCATGCCCCGCACCGGTGGGTATCGCGGCGGTGGCATGGGGGGTGGTTACAACCGTGGCTACGGCGGTGGCATTGGCTTCCCCTTCATCATTCCGTTCTTCGGATTCGGTGGCGGCGGCCTGCTGGGCTTCATGGTCCTGATGGCGTTTGTCGGTGTGCTTGTGAATGCCTTTCGCGGCGCAGGAGCAGGAGCTGGTCGTCCAGCGATGGGCGGCTACGAGCGTCCACGTGAAATTGCAATGGGCCCGGTGTCTCTGCTGCAGCTCCAGATTGGTCTGCTCGCCAGCGCCAAGGATCTGCAGAGCGACCTGCGTCAACTCGCCAGCAGCGCCGACACCAGCAGCTCCAGCGGTCTGCAACGGGTGCTGCAGGACACCACCCTGGCGCTGCTGCGTCAGCCGGACCTGTGGGTTTACGCCAACGTGGAGTCCGGCAGCGTGCCGTTCAATGCGGCTGAATCAACCTTCAACCGACTGTCGATGACCGAGCGCAGCAAGCTGCGCGAAGAACTCACCACCAACGTGGGTGGTGTTCAGTCCGCTGGCAGCGACCTCGCATCGCGCGGCGATGCTGATGCCACCAGTGAATTCATCGTTGTCACCGTTTTGGTGGCCAGCCGCAGCGCGGTCAAACTCAAGCAGGCCGATAACGGCGAACAGCTGCGCGAGTCGTTGCGCATCCTCGGTTCCACGGCATCCAGCGATTTGATGGCCCTTGAAGTGATCTGGCAACCGGATGGAGTCGGCGATGTTCTCAGCGCCGATGAGCTGGTCACGGCCTATCCGAATCTCCAGCACCTCTGA
- the thiS gene encoding sulfur carrier protein ThiS gives MQLTVNGEQRNLKAGLTHLDQVVEALGHHPKLVVVEFNGLILTPDRWAEQHVKDGDSLEIVTIVGGGS, from the coding sequence ATGCAGCTCACGGTGAACGGCGAACAGCGCAACCTGAAGGCAGGTCTCACCCATCTGGATCAGGTGGTTGAAGCGCTTGGCCATCATCCCAAGTTGGTGGTGGTGGAATTCAACGGACTGATCCTCACCCCTGATCGCTGGGCAGAGCAGCACGTCAAGGACGGTGACAGCCTCGAGATCGTCACCATCGTTGGCGGGGGTTCCTAG
- a CDS encoding thiamine phosphate synthase encodes MEWMHVAPSTDTRIARLIDANLDRAREGLRVIEDWCRFGLDRQDLVVPLKDWRQQLGQQHADCYRQARSTATDTAAGLSHPAQQTRTDSTQILKANASRVQEALRVIEEFARNSDAELAQTAANVRYALYDHEVRILEACGQNQRHQRLERSRLCLITNPGGDEASGEMLKRVELALRAGVSLVQYRCKQGADALKLQEARQLAGLCQAHQALLIINDRIDLALLVDADGVHLGQDDVPHSEARQLMGPDKLIGRSTHRLDQLLVAQEQGADYLGVGPVFATATKADRKPAGLDWVRQAEHSATVPWFAIGGINGDNITEVLTAGATRVAVVSAIMGASDPAAAARQLLTQLG; translated from the coding sequence ATGGAATGGATGCACGTCGCCCCCAGCACTGACACGCGTATCGCCAGGCTGATCGATGCCAACCTCGACCGAGCCCGGGAAGGCTTGCGGGTGATCGAGGACTGGTGTCGTTTCGGACTGGACCGGCAGGACCTGGTGGTGCCGCTGAAGGACTGGCGCCAGCAGCTGGGACAACAGCACGCCGACTGCTACAGACAGGCACGTTCCACCGCCACCGATACCGCTGCAGGGCTCAGTCATCCTGCTCAGCAGACCCGCACCGACAGCACTCAGATTTTGAAAGCCAATGCCAGCAGGGTGCAAGAAGCCTTGCGGGTGATTGAAGAATTCGCGCGCAACAGTGATGCCGAGCTGGCACAGACTGCGGCAAACGTTCGTTATGCGCTCTACGACCATGAGGTGCGCATCCTGGAGGCCTGCGGGCAGAACCAACGGCATCAGCGCCTGGAACGCTCACGGTTGTGCCTGATTACCAATCCCGGCGGCGACGAAGCGAGCGGTGAGATGTTGAAGCGGGTGGAACTGGCTCTGCGAGCAGGCGTTTCGCTCGTGCAGTACCGGTGCAAGCAAGGAGCTGATGCACTGAAACTGCAGGAAGCACGTCAGCTTGCCGGGCTGTGCCAGGCACACCAGGCGTTGCTGATCATCAACGACCGCATCGATCTGGCATTGCTCGTGGATGCCGATGGAGTGCATCTCGGCCAGGATGATGTGCCCCATTCAGAGGCGCGTCAGCTGATGGGTCCCGACAAACTGATTGGTCGCAGCACCCACCGACTCGATCAATTACTCGTGGCCCAGGAGCAAGGTGCCGACTACCTGGGGGTCGGGCCGGTCTTTGCCACCGCCACCAAGGCTGATCGCAAACCGGCAGGGTTGGATTGGGTGCGACAAGCCGAGCATTCAGCCACAGTCCCCTGGTTCGCCATCGGCGGCATCAACGGCGACAACATCACTGAGGTTCTGACGGCGGGCGCCACCCGAGTGGCGGTGGTGAGCGCAATCATGGGAGCGAGCGATCCGGCTGCCGCAGCTCGCCAGCTGCTGACGCAGCTCGGCTGA
- a CDS encoding bifunctional riboflavin kinase/FAD synthetase yields MIPLCSPEEARMPTALALGSFDGLHAGHRRVIQAVCQHPAGGVPTVVSFWPHPREVLHGEPRLRLDLPDEKLHLLEPLGIRQLVLVPFDRQLAQFSAAEFVDQILIGTLQARHIAIGANFRFGRGREGGADTLSSLAEAADVMVSVLPILEDPGGRMSSSRIREALSEGDLTTASELLQRPYRFQGEVVQGRGLGRKLGWPTANLQVDGRKFLPGLGVYAARAWVDNETHALPAVMNLGPQPTVDPASPSAVEVHLLDASRELVGRILRVEPVERLRGQQRFSGLEELSDQISRDAQQARARLQDTAG; encoded by the coding sequence TTGATTCCTCTCTGCTCCCCTGAGGAGGCCCGCATGCCCACCGCCCTGGCGCTGGGCAGCTTCGATGGGCTGCATGCCGGCCACCGGCGGGTGATCCAAGCCGTGTGCCAGCACCCGGCAGGTGGAGTCCCCACGGTGGTAAGTTTCTGGCCACACCCGCGCGAGGTTTTGCATGGCGAACCAAGACTCCGCCTTGATCTGCCTGACGAAAAGCTGCATCTGCTCGAACCACTAGGGATCAGGCAGTTGGTGCTGGTTCCCTTCGACCGCCAGCTGGCCCAGTTCAGTGCTGCCGAGTTTGTTGATCAGATTCTGATTGGCACGTTGCAGGCACGTCACATCGCCATTGGCGCTAACTTCCGTTTTGGGCGAGGACGCGAGGGGGGTGCCGACACGCTGAGCAGCTTGGCGGAGGCCGCCGATGTGATGGTGAGCGTGCTGCCGATTCTGGAAGACCCTGGTGGTCGCATGAGCAGCAGTCGCATCCGTGAGGCCCTCTCAGAGGGCGACCTCACAACAGCCAGTGAACTCCTTCAACGGCCTTACCGCTTCCAAGGCGAGGTTGTGCAAGGCCGCGGCCTCGGCAGAAAGCTGGGATGGCCGACCGCCAACCTGCAGGTCGACGGCAGAAAATTCCTGCCTGGATTGGGGGTCTATGCCGCGCGGGCCTGGGTCGACAACGAGACGCACGCACTTCCTGCAGTGATGAACCTCGGCCCTCAACCCACCGTGGATCCAGCATCGCCTTCAGCGGTGGAGGTGCATCTGCTCGACGCCAGCCGCGAACTGGTGGGCCGAATTCTGCGGGTGGAACCCGTGGAGCGCCTGCGCGGCCAACAACGCTTCTCAGGCCTTGAGGAACTGAGTGACCAGATCAGTCGTGATGCCCAGCAGGCGAGAGCTCGGCTTCAGGACACCGCTGGGTAG
- a CDS encoding DUF3611 family protein: MADRLDFQLLALGLRRTAWIRFWIQTALGVVVVGVLLFNNIGGSLSRNADRAVGLSPGLSLTTLSFLVLLFSLWQGWLIVRLGRALDSGARPSRGEASRLLKRGIFADLLGLVFASIGYQSLAGALFVQASSQTPGIAIGGAGTAENLAITSLEMLSVLSNTQVLFAHLIGLLFSLWMLQRIYRTR; encoded by the coding sequence ATGGCCGATCGGCTCGACTTCCAGCTGCTGGCCCTTGGCCTGCGGCGCACTGCCTGGATCCGTTTCTGGATTCAGACCGCTCTCGGTGTGGTGGTGGTGGGGGTGCTGTTGTTCAACAACATCGGTGGCAGCCTGTCCCGCAACGCCGATCGGGCCGTTGGCTTGAGCCCGGGCCTGTCGCTGACCACGCTGTCGTTTTTAGTCCTGTTGTTCAGCCTCTGGCAGGGGTGGTTGATCGTGCGTCTTGGCCGTGCTCTAGACAGTGGCGCCCGCCCCAGCCGCGGTGAGGCCAGTCGTCTGCTCAAACGTGGAATTTTTGCGGACCTGCTGGGATTGGTTTTCGCGTCGATCGGGTATCAATCTCTGGCCGGAGCCCTGTTTGTGCAGGCGTCCTCTCAGACTCCTGGCATTGCCATCGGTGGTGCTGGCACAGCAGAAAACCTGGCGATCACTTCACTGGAGATGCTCTCGGTGTTGAGCAACACCCAGGTGCTGTTCGCCCATCTGATCGGCTTGCTGTTCTCGCTCTGGATGCTGCAGCGGATCTACCGGACCCGCTGA
- the pheS gene encoding phenylalanine--tRNA ligase subunit alpha, translated as MSATVSLQQLTDQLEALEAEAAEAISAAVDAEALEQLRIGLLGKKGRLSGVLGAMGKLPGDERPLVGQRANVLKSQVQTLLSDRLQAVKQAAMEARIASETLDVTAPAQGIPMGHRHPLVTTTEEIVDLFCGLGYQVVEGPEVETDHHNFTALNIPPDHPARDMQDTFYLKDNLLLRTHTSPVQIRHLESHAPPVRIVAPGRVYRRDAVDATHSPVFHQVEVLAIDENLDFSHLRGTVMAFLKAFFGDLPVRFRASYFPFTEPSAEVDVQWRGRWLEVMGCGMVDPAVLEGLGLDPERYSGFAAGVGVERFCMVRHGIDDIRRLYTSDLRFLEQF; from the coding sequence TTGAGCGCCACCGTGTCCCTGCAGCAGCTCACCGACCAGCTGGAAGCGCTTGAAGCTGAGGCGGCTGAAGCGATCTCTGCAGCGGTTGATGCCGAGGCCCTCGAGCAGCTTCGGATCGGATTGCTCGGCAAGAAGGGTCGTCTCTCAGGCGTGCTGGGTGCGATGGGCAAGCTGCCTGGTGACGAACGGCCATTGGTTGGCCAGCGCGCCAACGTGCTCAAATCTCAGGTTCAGACTCTGCTGAGCGATCGCCTGCAGGCGGTGAAGCAGGCAGCGATGGAAGCCCGAATCGCGTCAGAGACCCTTGATGTGACCGCACCTGCCCAGGGGATTCCCATGGGCCATCGCCATCCCCTGGTCACGACCACCGAGGAGATTGTTGATCTGTTCTGCGGCCTCGGATATCAGGTGGTTGAAGGCCCTGAAGTGGAAACCGATCACCACAATTTCACCGCTCTGAACATCCCGCCGGATCATCCCGCCCGGGATATGCAGGACACCTTTTATCTCAAAGACAATCTGCTGTTGCGCACCCACACCTCACCGGTGCAGATCCGCCATCTCGAATCCCATGCGCCACCGGTGAGGATTGTGGCTCCTGGTCGCGTTTATCGCCGGGATGCGGTTGATGCCACCCATTCGCCGGTGTTTCATCAGGTGGAAGTGCTGGCGATTGACGAGAACCTCGATTTCAGCCATCTGCGCGGCACGGTGATGGCTTTCCTCAAGGCATTTTTCGGGGATCTGCCCGTGCGCTTCCGCGCCAGTTATTTCCCGTTCACGGAGCCGTCTGCCGAAGTGGATGTGCAGTGGCGCGGCCGCTGGCTGGAAGTGATGGGTTGCGGCATGGTCGATCCCGCAGTGCTGGAGGGTCTGGGTCTGGATCCAGAGCGTTACAGCGGTTTTGCGGCTGGAGTGGGAGTGGAGCGCTTCTGCATGGTGCGCCACGGAATTGATGACATCCGCCGTCTGTACACCAGTGACCTGCGTTTTCTGGAGCAGTTTTGA
- a CDS encoding AarF/ABC1/UbiB kinase family protein: protein MSVLSVFDGSTRAVEIVRIVSRHEWSFLSQLLRRGHAAETRLPLPSVLCNLLTELGPVYVKLGQLLSTRPDLLSDDYIEALSQLQANVPPAGWPEVREQMAQELGCDVSSAFGSFEEEPIAAGSVGQVYRANLKNGQKVAVKVLRPGIESQVQEDGRLLRKIAAMASATALGSQYDFVGLADQVLEALGRELDFRIEAENTLRLQRCLAASSFVPDGKLRLPQVEENLSGQRVLVLEWIDGDPILTAAARQSLEAGPGIASTTSVMLGAFVEQYFVEGFFHADPHPGNLKVQADGTVILLDAGMVGQFDPRTRSNLLDLVLALINQDGARATDLLEQIAPPARGVRVDRQQLQRQLDQLISRSFSKPLQELNFALFLAELLQLANRTGLCVPGTLGLFVKSVTNLEGVGCSINPAFSFTGEMQPLVAKLLARSVMLPQQRLMQFGLDLRNLSIDSPRQLSQLLRRFSSDELSFALQIEGLESLRRTLDRLSRRVSLAILVAALLLSATLMATLAQQQLLRNVSEVLFIVATVFGIWLIVSLLRSSRR from the coding sequence ATGTCCGTGCTTTCTGTGTTCGACGGTTCCACTCGGGCAGTGGAGATCGTGCGGATCGTCAGTCGCCATGAGTGGTCGTTCCTGTCCCAGTTGCTGCGCCGCGGTCATGCGGCTGAGACGCGTCTGCCGTTGCCCTCGGTGCTGTGCAATTTGCTCACCGAACTGGGGCCCGTTTATGTGAAGTTGGGTCAGTTGCTGAGCACGCGCCCGGACCTGCTGTCGGATGACTACATCGAGGCGCTCAGCCAGCTGCAGGCCAATGTTCCGCCGGCGGGCTGGCCGGAAGTGCGTGAACAGATGGCGCAGGAGCTCGGTTGTGACGTCAGCTCAGCCTTCGGCAGTTTTGAAGAAGAACCCATTGCCGCAGGCAGTGTCGGCCAGGTGTATCGCGCCAATCTCAAGAACGGGCAGAAGGTGGCGGTGAAAGTGCTGCGGCCTGGTATCGAATCACAGGTGCAGGAGGATGGTCGTCTATTGCGCAAAATCGCCGCAATGGCGTCGGCGACTGCGCTCGGTAGCCAATACGACTTCGTGGGGCTTGCCGACCAAGTTCTCGAAGCTCTTGGTCGCGAGCTGGATTTCCGCATTGAAGCTGAAAACACTTTGCGGCTACAGCGCTGCCTGGCTGCTTCCAGCTTTGTGCCCGACGGAAAGCTGAGGCTTCCGCAGGTGGAGGAGAACCTCTCCGGTCAGCGGGTGTTGGTGCTCGAGTGGATCGATGGCGATCCGATCCTCACCGCAGCCGCGAGACAGTCCCTGGAGGCTGGTCCAGGCATCGCCTCCACCACCAGCGTCATGCTGGGGGCCTTTGTTGAGCAGTATTTCGTTGAGGGCTTCTTTCATGCCGACCCTCACCCCGGCAATCTCAAGGTACAGGCTGATGGAACGGTGATCCTGCTTGACGCCGGCATGGTGGGTCAGTTTGATCCACGCACCCGCAGCAACCTGCTGGATCTGGTGCTGGCGCTTATCAATCAGGACGGCGCGCGCGCCACCGATCTTCTGGAGCAGATTGCGCCGCCTGCACGCGGCGTGCGGGTGGATCGCCAGCAGCTGCAGCGACAGCTGGATCAGCTGATTTCCCGCAGTTTTTCTAAGCCGCTGCAGGAGCTGAATTTCGCGCTGTTCCTGGCGGAGCTGCTGCAGTTAGCCAACCGTACGGGCCTCTGTGTGCCAGGGACCCTGGGGTTGTTCGTGAAATCGGTCACGAATCTGGAGGGCGTGGGCTGCTCGATCAATCCCGCCTTCAGCTTCACCGGTGAGATGCAGCCTCTGGTGGCAAAACTGCTGGCGCGATCGGTGATGTTGCCGCAGCAGCGTTTGATGCAGTTCGGCCTTGACCTGCGCAACCTCTCGATTGACTCACCTAGACAGCTGAGTCAGTTGCTGCGGCGTTTCAGCAGTGATGAGCTTTCATTTGCCCTGCAGATTGAGGGCCTTGAATCCCTGCGCAGAACCCTTGATCGTTTGTCGCGACGCGTGTCTCTGGCGATTCTGGTGGCGGCTCTGCTGCTCAGCGCCACACTGATGGCCACCCTTGCTCAACAGCAGCTACTGCGCAATGTGAGCGAGGTGCTGTTCATTGTTGCCACCGTGTTCGGGATCTGGTTGATTGTGTCGTTGCTGCGATCTAGCAGACGCTGA
- a CDS encoding NAD(+) kinase: MPRVGLIVNDGKPQAVETASTIQSRLERGGHEVIRASSSGGMVGFANPDQHLRMLGYNACVPEGFDQAMVLAIVLGGDGTVLSAARQTAPVGVPILTINTGHLGFLAEAYLDDLDHALEQVLTQQWTIEERANLVVSVMRGDQRRWEALSLNEMALHREPLTSMCHFEIAIGRHAPVDISADGVILSTPTGSTAYALSAGGPVITPDCPVLQLTPIAPHSLASRALVFSDAEPVTVFPATPERLMMVVDGCAGCYVWPEDRVLIRRSDHPVRFVRLRDHEFFQVLRNKLGWGLPHVAKPDRP; the protein is encoded by the coding sequence GTGCCCCGTGTCGGACTGATCGTCAATGACGGCAAGCCTCAGGCGGTTGAAACTGCAAGCACCATTCAGTCGCGTCTGGAGCGGGGCGGTCACGAAGTGATCCGCGCCAGCAGCTCAGGTGGAATGGTGGGTTTTGCCAATCCTGATCAGCACCTGCGCATGCTCGGGTACAACGCCTGCGTGCCGGAGGGCTTTGATCAGGCGATGGTGCTGGCGATCGTGCTGGGTGGCGACGGCACGGTGTTGTCGGCAGCGCGTCAGACCGCTCCTGTGGGAGTGCCGATTCTCACCATCAATACAGGACATCTCGGCTTCCTGGCAGAGGCTTACCTCGACGATCTGGATCATGCCCTGGAGCAGGTGCTCACCCAGCAGTGGACCATCGAAGAGCGGGCCAATCTGGTGGTGAGTGTGATGCGCGGTGATCAGCGCCGCTGGGAAGCGTTGTCCCTCAATGAGATGGCGTTGCACCGGGAACCGCTTACGAGCATGTGTCATTTCGAGATCGCCATTGGACGCCATGCTCCGGTTGATATCTCCGCCGACGGTGTGATTCTGTCGACCCCGACGGGTTCCACCGCCTATGCACTCAGTGCCGGTGGACCGGTGATCACTCCGGACTGTCCGGTGCTGCAGCTCACGCCGATCGCTCCCCATTCCCTGGCTTCAAGGGCGCTGGTGTTCAGTGACGCTGAGCCGGTCACCGTCTTTCCCGCCACACCGGAACGCCTGATGATGGTGGTGGACGGCTGTGCAGGTTGTTATGTGTGGCCGGAAGATCGCGTTCTGATTCGCCGCAGTGATCATCCCGTTCGCTTTGTGCGTCTCAGGGACCATGAGTTTTTCCAGGTTCTCCGCAACAAACTGGGCTGGGGATTGCCGCATGTGGCTAAGCCCGATCGTCCATGA